From the genome of Lentilactobacillus buchneri, one region includes:
- a CDS encoding HsmA family protein, producing the protein MDFKLIVAIIAITSGAATPVLHLVTGLAAIVLMAFHFLWAGYVLWLGSEKSKRNFHKFSLLVWLFWLIPYVAGLVMGMSN; encoded by the coding sequence ATGGATTTCAAATTAATTGTCGCAATCATCGCCATCACCTCGGGGGCTGCCACGCCTGTCCTGCATTTGGTAACTGGTTTAGCCGCAATTGTCTTGATGGCTTTTCATTTTCTGTGGGCCGGTTACGTTTTATGGCTGGGGAGTGAAAAGTCCAAACGCAATTTCCACAAGTTCAGCTTGCTTGTATGGCTGTTCTGGCTGATCCCGTACGTTGCCGGGTTGGTAATGGGAATGAGCAACTAA